A single region of the Methanoculleus sp. SDB genome encodes:
- a CDS encoding phosphohydrolase — MAGISGPGSLPGIVRRIRESTHPAVMLARDIAWVLAVVGAIALLLFLVSGTWPAVVAIESESMVPNMQVGDLVFVVAPDRFGTLQTWAEGEQSGYAPFATYPDRQGAMPYGDVIIYRPNGDTRVHPIIHRAIGYVDGTGSAGYITKGDNNLGIDQNTYYPGIGTIQPVKKEWVIGKALFAVPLIGYLPLNIIPFAALILILVVLHELLSRRGGDGEPKKQGAVKKGKRK, encoded by the coding sequence ATGGCGGGTATTTCGGGACCGGGATCGCTTCCCGGGATCGTGCGGCGGATCCGGGAGAGCACACACCCGGCAGTCATGCTTGCCCGGGATATCGCCTGGGTTCTGGCCGTGGTGGGTGCGATAGCCCTCCTTCTTTTTCTTGTAAGCGGCACGTGGCCCGCGGTCGTGGCCATCGAGTCGGAGAGCATGGTTCCGAATATGCAGGTGGGGGACCTCGTCTTCGTCGTAGCGCCGGACCGGTTCGGTACGCTGCAGACGTGGGCGGAAGGGGAACAGTCGGGATATGCACCTTTTGCCACCTATCCCGACCGGCAGGGTGCAATGCCGTACGGCGACGTCATCATCTACCGCCCGAACGGGGATACCCGGGTCCACCCCATCATCCACCGCGCAATCGGCTACGTGGACGGGACCGGGAGTGCCGGGTATATCACCAAGGGTGATAACAACCTGGGGATTGACCAGAACACGTATTATCCGGGAATCGGAACGATTCAGCCCGTGAAGAAAGAGTGGGTGATCGGCAAGGCCCTGTTCGCCGTTCCGCTTATCGGATATCTGCCTCTCAATATCATTCCCTTTGCAGCCCTGATCCTGATCCTGGTCGTTCTTCACGAACTCCTCAGCCGTCGCGGCGGTGACGGCGAGCCAAAAAAACAGGGGGCCGTTAAGAAGGGGAAACGGAAATGA